The following coding sequences lie in one Treponema socranskii subsp. buccale genomic window:
- a CDS encoding response regulator transcription factor, giving the protein MPQSNLKGKLMGARIFIIEDVSEIANLIAMYLSKAGMDALSFGTAEDALEKLKSDTAPDLVILDLNLPGMSGFEFLKKFRAEYKTTIPVVIVSARDADEDIIKTLGFGADEFVTKPFSPRVLVARVQANLRRQAATEAAAEETISFGPYTLLLNSCVLKEGAQKIALSAKEYAVLEYLVKHAGETLSPEKIYADVWKAQYGDITAVAVYIQRLRKKIEKDPSNPEFIKTVFGLGYCFSKESIAFRQGAKKDA; this is encoded by the coding sequence ATGCCGCAGTCGAACTTGAAAGGAAAGCTTATGGGCGCCCGTATTTTTATTATAGAAGATGTTTCCGAAATTGCCAATCTCATCGCGATGTATCTGTCAAAAGCGGGCATGGACGCATTATCGTTCGGTACGGCGGAAGATGCGCTCGAAAAACTGAAATCGGACACGGCGCCCGACCTCGTCATCCTCGATTTGAATCTTCCCGGCATGAGCGGTTTCGAATTCCTCAAAAAATTCCGCGCCGAATACAAAACGACGATACCCGTCGTCATCGTCTCCGCGCGCGACGCCGACGAAGACATCATAAAAACGCTCGGCTTCGGAGCGGACGAATTCGTCACAAAGCCTTTTTCTCCGCGCGTTCTCGTCGCGCGCGTTCAGGCAAACCTCAGGAGACAGGCGGCAACAGAAGCCGCTGCAGAAGAGACGATTTCGTTCGGGCCGTATACGCTCCTTTTAAACAGCTGCGTACTCAAAGAAGGCGCTCAAAAAATCGCCCTGTCGGCAAAAGAGTACGCCGTTCTCGAATACCTCGTCAAACATGCGGGGGAAACGCTTTCGCCTGAAAAAATCTACGCGGACGTGTGGAAAGCGCAGTACGGCGACATAACCGCCGTCGCAGTGTACATCCAGCGGCTTCGCAAAAAAATCGAAAAGGATCCGTCGAATCCGGAATTTATTAAAACGGTGTTCGGACTCGGCTATTGCTTTTCGAAAGAATCGATCGCCTTCAGGCAGGGAGCGAAAAAAGACGCATGA
- a CDS encoding sensor histidine kinase: protein MTIRRQFHILLAAIIVIPICCALFIPSYHYFTSPVRALIHDYKELRKSDTFKLSVREWSKLHDYIRRLPPDMEVAVFSLSGSADILISSIAELKAGTSLSPLALWGFASSTSDTYFYQFTSFRFSGRNDTIVILTRVDKFNKRDRHGMDYVNYLVGILLCFAVLVLIIIAKISGDIFTSITILEQRTQKIADGDLSVPITDDAKQSKAKSNEIISLTENLEKMRSALLDAHERRTRFIMGISHDLRTPVAVIKGYTEAISDDVITDKNEIKKSLEIIATKTNRLESMIDTLINFVKLDSADWRQKLVPESVFTVVSEFVKSAEMTGAVFKRKIKSAIALSPECKVPMDRQLFSRALENLLSNAIRYSKEGDTIAISATETDDACIVSVSDTGIGIAKKDLDHIFDMFYRATDSRREEGMGIGLSVVKSIVDTHGWTIGVASEAGKGSTFTITIPKKAERGTHCFS from the coding sequence ATGACGATCAGGCGCCAATTCCATATCCTTCTCGCGGCGATCATCGTCATTCCGATATGCTGCGCGCTTTTTATTCCGTCGTATCACTATTTTACGTCTCCGGTACGCGCGCTCATCCACGATTACAAAGAGCTGCGCAAAAGCGATACGTTCAAACTTTCGGTACGCGAATGGAGTAAGCTCCACGATTATATCCGCCGCCTGCCGCCCGACATGGAAGTCGCCGTTTTTTCGCTTTCAGGATCGGCCGATATTTTGATCTCATCGATCGCCGAACTCAAAGCGGGCACATCTCTCTCTCCGCTCGCGCTGTGGGGCTTCGCCTCTTCGACGAGCGATACGTATTTTTATCAATTTACGAGTTTTCGTTTTTCCGGGCGAAACGATACGATCGTCATTTTAACCCGCGTCGATAAATTCAACAAACGCGACAGGCACGGCATGGATTACGTCAATTATCTGGTCGGTATTTTGCTGTGCTTTGCAGTCCTCGTACTCATCATCATCGCAAAAATTTCGGGCGACATATTTACGTCGATCACGATTCTCGAACAGCGCACACAAAAGATCGCAGACGGAGATTTAAGCGTTCCGATCACCGACGACGCGAAACAGTCGAAAGCGAAGAGCAACGAAATCATTTCGCTGACCGAAAATCTTGAAAAGATGCGAAGCGCCCTCCTCGACGCGCACGAGCGGCGCACGCGATTTATCATGGGAATCAGCCACGACCTCCGCACGCCCGTCGCCGTCATCAAAGGTTACACCGAAGCGATTTCGGACGACGTCATCACCGATAAAAACGAAATAAAAAAATCGCTTGAAATAATCGCAACGAAGACGAACCGGCTCGAAAGCATGATCGATACGCTCATCAATTTTGTAAAACTCGACAGTGCGGATTGGCGGCAAAAGCTCGTTCCCGAAAGCGTCTTTACAGTCGTTTCCGAATTTGTAAAAAGCGCCGAAATGACCGGAGCGGTTTTCAAACGTAAAATAAAGTCGGCGATCGCCCTCTCTCCCGAATGCAAAGTGCCGATGGACAGGCAGCTTTTTTCCCGCGCGCTCGAAAATCTTTTGAGCAATGCGATACGCTATTCGAAAGAAGGAGATACAATCGCAATTTCAGCGACGGAGACGGATGACGCATGTATCGTGAGTGTCAGCGACACGGGAATCGGTATAGCGAAAAAAGACCTCGATCACATATTCGATATGTTTTACCGCGCAACCGATTCGCGCAGGGAAGAAGGCATGGGGATCGGGCTTTCCGTCGTAAAGAGCATCGTCGACACGCACGGCTGGACGATCGGCGTCGCATCGGAAGCGGGCAAAGGTTCGACGTTTACGATAACGATTCCGAAAAAAGCGGAGAGGGGCACTCACTGTTTTTCGTAG